The following coding sequences are from one Paenibacillus sp. FSL R5-0912 window:
- a CDS encoding ABC transporter ATP-binding protein — MSSLKNNGLRIHNLHVAYTNGQLALGDMNLTLPEHGIYTVIGPSGSGKSTLLRAIAGLLPGYEGELLFNGRSVHDKDTLIGLVPQNYGLLPWKTVRDNIRIAMKIARPGGVSQNKQEQDGQIMHWLESMGIAGLAGRFPLSLSGGQQQRVAIARAFAILPTLLLLDEPFSALDAITREGLQQIFIDNWQAHPATTLFVTHDIEEAILLGQKIIVMLPGQQEPPEILDNSAVFAMKHVDKRESDEYFEQSKRIRRVMMEKW, encoded by the coding sequence ATGTCCAGTTTAAAGAATAACGGACTGCGGATTCATAACCTGCATGTAGCTTACACCAATGGGCAGCTCGCGCTCGGGGATATGAATCTAACCCTGCCGGAGCATGGGATATATACAGTAATAGGTCCTTCGGGCAGCGGCAAATCCACGCTGCTGCGGGCGATTGCCGGCCTGCTGCCGGGGTATGAGGGGGAGCTGCTCTTCAACGGCAGATCCGTCCATGACAAGGACACGCTGATCGGGCTGGTGCCGCAGAATTATGGGCTGCTCCCCTGGAAGACAGTCCGTGACAACATCCGGATTGCCATGAAAATTGCCCGCCCCGGCGGCGTGAGCCAAAATAAGCAGGAGCAGGACGGGCAAATCATGCATTGGCTTGAGTCCATGGGTATAGCCGGACTGGCCGGCCGGTTTCCGCTCTCGCTGAGCGGCGGGCAGCAGCAGCGGGTGGCTATTGCCCGCGCGTTCGCCATTCTGCCGACCCTTCTGCTGCTCGATGAGCCGTTCTCAGCGCTGGATGCCATCACGCGGGAAGGGCTGCAGCAGATTTTTATCGACAACTGGCAGGCTCATCCGGCAACCACGCTGTTCGTCACCCATGACATAGAAGAAGCGATTCTCCTGGGACAGAAGATTATCGTGATGCTGCCCGGGCAACAGGAGCCTCCTGAGATTCTCGATAACTCTGCTGTGTTTGCAATGAAGCATGTGGACAAGCGGGAGAGCGATGAGTATTTCGAGCAGAGTAAGAGAATCAGAAGGGTAATGATGGAGAAATGGTGA
- a CDS encoding Ger(x)C family spore germination protein, with translation MHRQNYCMARLFLILLLLPPLLLTGCKSDERILEKLGLVQTASYDLAENNRIKVTSCVPVIDPNSSVRRELLSTVSDSIKEAGIMFSRQTDLTVVSGQLRDALFGLKLAKAGLGDYIDTLLRDPSIALGVKVTIINGDAGEILAKEYKPHTDTGRYINHLLEKEAAGNSIPNTTLYEFSRDYNDDGIDPVAPIVRDSGDKAVIDGIALFQEDRYRMKIPAQDGIFFGLFRDDLRQGEVALHLGEEAGRPAVVMFSSLLNSRKVKVHRLGADRFKVELLANIQGSVLEYTGHHSLNKAGIRQQLERDIADVIMAKAKEMVLQMQQHNVDSLGIGIQVRNSLSYKEWNQMNWREVYPQVEIACKAKVTIKDYGKYM, from the coding sequence GTGCATAGACAGAACTATTGCATGGCAAGGTTGTTCCTGATTCTATTGCTTCTGCCTCCTCTGCTGCTGACCGGATGCAAAAGCGACGAGAGAATCCTTGAGAAGCTGGGCCTGGTGCAGACGGCGAGCTATGATCTTGCAGAGAATAACAGGATCAAAGTTACCTCCTGCGTCCCGGTCATTGACCCGAATTCCTCCGTACGCCGCGAGTTGCTGTCTACTGTCTCGGATAGCATTAAGGAAGCGGGAATCATGTTCTCCAGACAGACAGATTTGACGGTTGTCAGCGGGCAGCTCAGAGATGCATTGTTTGGCCTGAAGCTGGCCAAAGCCGGACTCGGGGATTACATTGATACCCTGCTGCGGGACCCCTCTATAGCCCTTGGCGTCAAGGTTACGATTATTAACGGGGATGCCGGTGAAATTCTGGCCAAGGAGTACAAGCCGCATACGGATACCGGAAGATATATCAATCACCTGCTGGAGAAAGAGGCGGCCGGCAACAGCATTCCCAATACCACACTGTATGAATTCTCCCGCGACTATAATGACGATGGCATAGATCCGGTGGCACCGATAGTAAGGGATAGCGGGGACAAAGCCGTTATTGACGGTATTGCCTTATTTCAGGAGGACCGTTACAGAATGAAGATTCCGGCTCAAGACGGGATATTCTTCGGACTGTTCCGTGATGATCTAAGACAGGGAGAGGTTGCTCTCCATTTGGGCGAAGAGGCCGGACGGCCGGCGGTAGTGATGTTCAGTTCATTATTGAATTCACGCAAGGTGAAGGTTCATCGTCTGGGGGCAGACCGGTTCAAAGTCGAGCTTCTGGCGAACATCCAGGGCTCTGTGCTTGAATATACCGGACACCATTCTCTGAATAAGGCCGGGATAAGGCAACAGCTGGAGCGGGATATCGCAGACGTGATTATGGCCAAAGCCAAAGAAATGGTGCTGCAAATGCAGCAGCATAACGTGGATAGTCTCGGAATCGGGATACAGGTAAGGAACTCTTTGAGTTATAAAGAGTGGAATCAAATGAATTGGCGGGAGGTATATCCGCAGGTGGAGATAGCGTGCAAGGCCAAGGTGACAATCAAGGATTACGGGAAATACATGTAG
- a CDS encoding ABC transporter permease, translating to MVKKRHLPHLLRLLFVFAGMNVIWYIAYLLMNHSILPSPGAVYEAMFHLGARDVALNVGYSLLRIFEGVLLALLLGLMVGLLMGRSPLWNRLLDPVVYLTYPIPKIALLPVVMLFFGLGEISKVLMIMLILLFQIIISVRDGVKAIPESTYDVLTSIGASSMQKFWNVTLPGALSVILSTIRISLGTAISVLFFTEIYGTEHGMGFFIMDAWLRLDYPEMYAGIMLFSLVGFVLFLLVDLLDYRFMKWRR from the coding sequence ATGGTGAAAAAACGGCATCTCCCTCACCTGCTGCGGCTGCTGTTCGTTTTTGCGGGCATGAATGTAATCTGGTATATAGCCTATCTGCTGATGAATCATTCCATTCTGCCAAGTCCGGGTGCAGTCTATGAAGCTATGTTTCATCTCGGGGCGCGTGATGTGGCGCTGAACGTCGGCTACAGCCTGCTCCGGATCTTCGAGGGTGTGCTGCTGGCACTGCTGCTCGGACTGATGGTAGGCCTGCTGATGGGCCGCTCTCCGCTCTGGAACAGGCTGCTGGATCCGGTGGTGTATCTGACCTATCCGATTCCCAAGATTGCGCTATTGCCTGTAGTGATGCTGTTCTTCGGCCTCGGGGAGATCTCCAAAGTGCTGATGATCATGCTGATCCTGCTGTTCCAGATAATCATATCCGTACGTGATGGTGTGAAGGCAATCCCTGAGAGTACATATGATGTTCTGACGAGCATCGGCGCCAGCTCCATGCAGAAGTTCTGGAATGTGACGCTCCCCGGCGCACTGTCGGTCATTCTCAGCACCATTCGTATCTCTCTTGGAACGGCAATATCGGTGCTGTTCTTCACCGAAATTTACGGTACGGAGCATGGCATGGGCTTCTTCATTATGGATGCCTGGCTGCGGCTGGATTATCCGGAGATGTATGCGGGAATTATGCTGTTCAGTCTGGTAGGCTTTGTCCTTTTCCTGCTGGTGGATCTGCTGGATTACCGGTTTATGAAGTGGCGGAGGTAG
- a CDS encoding ABC transporter substrate-binding protein produces the protein MKIVMLTAAVGLVAAGCGNSNNAGNANNASSGNAAEAPAEPVTISLGLLPSIDAIPFIIAHEQGFDKQHKVNLDIQTFKSAKDRDVAFQAGKVDGLSADLVAISIYNEAGLDVKITSTTTGEFDLLTGNDEVKEVKDLKGKTVILSKNTSTQYTVAMMLKQAGLTEDDITVTEVPQIPTRLELLKSNKADAAVLPEPFVTMGKTAGLRVLSSTHSAGINPFVLAFPQSAIDAKGQAIRDMYAAYDEAVDYMKTHDQSEYIDLIIKEVGYPDTLKNEIQVPEYLPAYQVDVKEVEAAFAWAREKGLLTKNISAEEVISDVQFKE, from the coding sequence ATGAAAATAGTAATGTTGACTGCTGCGGTTGGTCTGGTAGCGGCTGGCTGCGGAAATTCGAATAATGCAGGCAATGCCAATAATGCAAGCTCCGGAAATGCTGCGGAAGCTCCAGCTGAGCCGGTTACCATATCGCTTGGACTGCTGCCTTCGATTGATGCCATTCCGTTTATTATTGCACATGAGCAAGGCTTCGATAAACAGCATAAGGTTAACCTCGATATCCAGACCTTCAAGAGCGCCAAGGACCGCGATGTAGCTTTTCAAGCCGGCAAAGTGGATGGCCTCAGCGCAGATCTCGTAGCAATTTCGATCTATAATGAAGCTGGACTGGATGTCAAAATCACCAGCACTACAACGGGTGAATTTGATCTGCTGACCGGAAATGATGAAGTCAAAGAGGTTAAGGATCTGAAGGGCAAGACGGTCATACTGTCCAAGAATACCTCGACCCAATATACCGTGGCGATGATGCTGAAGCAGGCCGGCTTGACCGAAGACGATATTACGGTAACCGAAGTGCCACAGATTCCAACCCGTCTGGAGCTGCTGAAAAGTAATAAGGCTGATGCAGCCGTCCTTCCGGAGCCGTTCGTGACGATGGGCAAAACTGCAGGCCTGCGCGTTCTCAGCTCGACCCATAGTGCAGGGATTAACCCGTTCGTGCTGGCTTTCCCGCAGAGTGCGATTGATGCCAAGGGACAAGCAATCCGTGATATGTATGCCGCTTATGATGAAGCTGTAGATTATATGAAAACGCATGACCAGTCGGAATATATCGATCTGATTATCAAGGAAGTGGGTTATCCGGACACCCTGAAGAATGAGATTCAAGTGCCGGAATACCTGCCTGCTTACCAGGTGGATGTGAAGGAAGTGGAGGCTGCCTTCGCCTGGGCGCGTGAAAAAGGATTGCTCACCAAAAATATATCGGCTGAAGAAGTGATCTCCGATGTCCAGTTTAAAGAATAA
- a CDS encoding S-layer homology domain-containing protein has protein sequence MNSKRNQFIQQTARTALITSVTLALLLPGGLAAADSSYTSVTPPLSTAAAGQAANSAAPDPAKAKITQEQAIAKLREWFPVLKEATVSNVRLGTDSYPPSGNQMVWNVQWQYQLGSSGYGFSSLVDAMTGDLVNTYISYPMLRENAFYPPEFSREEALAKARSFIAMAAPSLAATDLVLDDNDPTYMGRDALFGIFEYRFHFRIMRNGLPSATDMLNIAVDGNGNIVQFSKPATDLVYPSAKPAVSLESATKQFAGNFKIGLYYIPLYKDGAAVRWILGWRPESESLFLVDAQTGKSIDNEGEAITAAVTYEAVPERKNAFQPSSAAGLTAAAAAKLVQQVAAIPAERKLSGQNSGVNSQNDKQKLWRLSWEASRTAANMAMPERTYAEVDSSTGEIIQFQLDQYGGQALKEQPAPAGGTKLTQAQAKERAIELINRLYPKASGSLKLVEHGGKWSILEDGKGYRYQFLRYYQGIPVSDSNIVMTMDVYGRLQSYTNTGNTGYEALKDKPVPAVSGAEALQSYLARYDLKLQYSSIGGYNINNKYVEPVVKLVYAPTPADSQDTYKVLDAQTKEWVTTYESPLQSRSGAEAVDLKGHAAEQALTELLKYGVLSTDADKKVNPDQEITAGDWFTLIARSSTPYYAGYSNGSEPKAVAGVSPDSPYYEAVSYAAEREWISREAALQPESKLSREQLAVLLASFLKYDKLSAFLGNDSVITSFSDNAAIQDTGAVALAVKLGLLQGESGKFNPQQIVTKAQAANVIMKLVELQGRTDQVIGQ, from the coding sequence TTGAACAGTAAACGCAATCAATTTATTCAGCAAACCGCCCGGACAGCCCTGATTACTTCGGTAACGCTTGCATTACTACTGCCTGGCGGGCTGGCTGCTGCGGATTCCAGCTACACTTCGGTGACGCCGCCTCTCTCTACAGCAGCTGCCGGACAGGCCGCCAATTCCGCAGCCCCGGACCCGGCCAAGGCCAAAATCACACAGGAGCAGGCCATTGCCAAGCTAAGAGAGTGGTTTCCCGTTCTGAAGGAAGCGACGGTATCCAATGTACGGCTTGGCACGGATTCTTACCCTCCTTCCGGGAACCAGATGGTGTGGAATGTCCAGTGGCAGTATCAGCTGGGCAGCTCAGGTTACGGGTTCTCCAGTTTGGTCGATGCGATGACAGGTGATCTGGTGAATACGTATATTTCTTATCCTATGTTGAGGGAGAATGCCTTTTACCCTCCGGAATTCTCCCGGGAGGAGGCGCTGGCGAAAGCCCGCAGCTTTATTGCCATGGCCGCACCATCCCTGGCAGCGACGGACCTTGTACTGGATGATAACGACCCGACTTATATGGGCAGAGACGCGCTCTTTGGTATATTTGAATATAGGTTTCATTTCAGAATCATGAGAAACGGGCTTCCCTCAGCAACGGATATGCTGAACATCGCCGTAGATGGAAACGGGAATATCGTTCAATTCAGCAAACCGGCTACAGACTTAGTGTATCCGTCAGCGAAGCCGGCGGTCTCCCTGGAATCAGCAACCAAGCAATTTGCCGGGAACTTTAAGATTGGGCTCTATTATATTCCTCTATATAAAGACGGCGCGGCAGTGCGCTGGATTCTGGGCTGGCGCCCTGAGAGTGAGTCCCTGTTCCTTGTAGATGCCCAGACTGGCAAAAGCATAGATAACGAAGGCGAGGCAATTACGGCAGCTGTTACTTATGAGGCGGTTCCAGAGCGGAAGAATGCTTTCCAGCCGTCAAGCGCCGCCGGGCTAACCGCAGCTGCAGCGGCGAAGCTGGTACAGCAGGTCGCCGCGATTCCTGCAGAACGCAAGCTGTCAGGCCAGAACTCTGGCGTGAATTCCCAGAATGATAAACAAAAGCTCTGGAGATTATCCTGGGAAGCAAGCCGCACGGCTGCTAATATGGCAATGCCGGAGCGTACGTACGCTGAAGTAGACTCCAGCACCGGAGAAATCATTCAATTCCAGCTGGATCAGTATGGAGGCCAGGCATTGAAGGAACAGCCTGCACCTGCAGGCGGAACCAAACTGACGCAGGCACAAGCCAAGGAGAGGGCGATAGAGCTTATCAACCGTCTGTATCCTAAGGCTAGCGGAAGTCTTAAGCTGGTTGAGCATGGAGGGAAGTGGAGTATCCTTGAAGATGGGAAGGGGTACCGTTACCAGTTCTTGCGCTATTATCAGGGTATTCCGGTTAGTGACAGTAATATAGTCATGACTATGGATGTTTACGGCAGACTGCAAAGCTACACGAATACAGGCAACACCGGTTATGAAGCGCTCAAAGATAAGCCTGTTCCGGCAGTTTCCGGGGCGGAAGCACTTCAGAGCTATCTCGCTAGATACGATCTTAAACTGCAGTACAGCAGTATAGGCGGATATAACATAAATAATAAGTATGTTGAACCGGTAGTTAAGCTGGTATATGCTCCGACTCCGGCAGATTCTCAGGATACCTATAAGGTACTGGATGCGCAAACTAAGGAATGGGTCACGACCTACGAGAGCCCGTTGCAGTCACGGAGTGGAGCGGAGGCAGTTGATCTTAAGGGGCATGCAGCAGAGCAGGCGTTGACCGAGCTGCTGAAATACGGCGTGCTGAGCACAGATGCGGACAAGAAGGTGAATCCGGACCAGGAGATAACGGCCGGAGACTGGTTTACCCTGATTGCCAGATCCTCAACACCGTATTATGCAGGATATTCGAATGGTTCTGAACCTAAAGCCGTGGCTGGAGTGAGTCCGGACAGTCCTTATTATGAAGCTGTCAGCTATGCGGCAGAGCGTGAATGGATCAGCAGAGAGGCTGCGCTGCAGCCTGAGAGTAAGTTAAGCCGCGAACAGCTTGCTGTTCTGCTTGCCTCCTTCCTGAAGTACGATAAGCTTTCAGCTTTTCTGGGTAATGATTCTGTCATAACCAGCTTCAGTGACAATGCGGCCATTCAGGATACAGGGGCAGTGGCGCTGGCTGTGAAGCTGGGATTGCTGCAGGGAGAGAGCGGAAAGTTCAATCCACAGCAGATTGTAACCAAGGCGCAGGCAGCTAATGTAATCATGAAGCTTGTAGAGCTGCAGGGCAGAACCGATCAGGTGATCGGCCAATAG